In Felis catus isolate Fca126 chromosome C2, F.catus_Fca126_mat1.0, whole genome shotgun sequence, a single window of DNA contains:
- the LOC101097601 gene encoding LOW QUALITY PROTEIN: epididymal-specific lipocalin-8 (The sequence of the model RefSeq protein was modified relative to this genomic sequence to represent the inferred CDS: substituted 1 base at 1 genomic stop codon): MDAGLLRVILGTVLVRVETATQDLNLHKPPADATAATPGAPGPTQVAEGTSLSWRRDIVGFWREAGVASSQNLALETPKRLEALFLTLSGDELTGKAADDSSGSCETENIVGSETDVSGRFVFPGHREIHVIDTDYEQDAILRVSLHWQGQDFHMLKYFTRSLEDEYGPGFXRFRELTADVELYLVARHGRCAKLLKEVSLAPRCAEPPG, encoded by the exons ATGGATGCGGGGCTGCTGCGTGTCATCCTGGGCACTGTCCTAGTGCGGGTGGAGACGGCCACGCAGGACCTCAATCTACACAAG cccccagccgaCGCCACAGCAGCCACCCCGGGGGCCCCGGGGCCCACCCAGGTTGCTGAGGGCACGAGCCTCTCCTGGAGACGGGAT ATTGTAGGATTTTGGCGAGAAGCTGGTGTGGCCTCCAGCCAAAACCTGGCGCTAGAGACCCCAAAGAGGCTGGaggccttgttcctgaccttgagTGGAGATGAGCTGACGGGGAAGGCTGCGGACGACAG CTCAGGAAGTTGTGAGACAGAAAACATAGTGGGCTCAGAAACCGATGTTTCGGGGAGATTTGTTTTTCCTG gccacAGGGAGATCCACGTGATAGACACGGACTACGAGCAGGACGCCATTCTGAGGGTGTCCCTGCACTGGCAGGGCCAGGATTTCCACATGCTCAAATACTTTA ctcggagcctcgagGACGAGTACGGACCAGGCTTCTAGAGGTTCCGGGAGTTGACAGCTGATGTAGAGCTGTACCTGGTGGCCCGGCACG GGAGGTGTGCCAAGCTCCTGAAGGAGGTGAGCCTCGCCCCCCGCTGTGCCGAGCCCCCAGGCTGA